One genomic window of Caldivirga maquilingensis IC-167 includes the following:
- a CDS encoding tRNA-wybutosine modification methyltransferase TYW3, with translation MLSTVADVYEVRKSRFVERLIKEGEEGKVDFDIFDFLREFNTLSNYYTTSSCSGRIMIINAFSLSFAKGRGLAKILAKWHRPVTLSEVLSVVNNGANLWLLTRGPILHVVARNMESAVDLSKLAKDAGFKRSSILSIKDWGVVIEIESDDRLDIPIKINGNLLFNNNQLNEIINTANETLMFGKLRLVRLIKLIESRYFNRSYSQDNEALVPYRVFRRGL, from the coding sequence GTGTTAAGCACTGTGGCTGATGTTTATGAGGTCAGGAAGAGCAGATTCGTGGAGAGGCTTATTAAGGAGGGGGAGGAGGGTAAGGTTGACTTTGACATATTTGATTTCCTAAGGGAATTCAATACATTAAGCAACTATTACACAACCAGTAGCTGCAGTGGCAGGATAATGATTATTAATGCATTCTCACTCAGCTTCGCTAAGGGTAGGGGTCTAGCTAAAATACTGGCTAAATGGCATAGACCAGTTACTTTAAGTGAAGTATTGAGCGTTGTTAATAATGGTGCTAATCTATGGTTACTAACCAGGGGGCCGATACTTCATGTTGTTGCTAGAAACATGGAATCAGCCGTGGATTTATCTAAGCTGGCTAAAGATGCTGGATTTAAGAGAAGCAGTATTTTATCCATTAAGGATTGGGGGGTGGTTATTGAGATTGAGAGTGATGATAGGTTGGATATACCCATTAAGATTAATGGTAATTTACTCTTCAACAATAATCAGCTTAATGAAATCATAAACACAGCCAATGAGACACTAATGTTTGGTAAATTAAGGTTAGTTAGGTTAATTAAGTTAATTGAATCAAGGTACTTTAATAGGAGTTATAGTCAGG
- a CDS encoding cobalamin biosynthesis protein — protein sequence MVPYLLVTLTIALIMDYLYPMHKGLLYLIHPVHLTYGLAVRLYRPYSGRLWGVAVWFSSVTPILLIYSAPIISIPLSNPILLLIILVYAGFIVKLSISLRLLLSLVEDYGKAINEGYLNEARGVAQQLVRRNVWVIDIGHVNSAVVESLFESLVDGFTSPLFYLLLFGPIGALLQRLSNTMDSALGYTDEPYRRIGWFSAKVDTAMNYAPARLTALLIVLAGFLMGRKPRLSTYLKYRSITRSLNAGHPLAAASSVLGVRLEKINEYSIGNGELPDTISLLTAIKLAKLTAVLFIIILILCLILIPSSKYGLIGSLIKLH from the coding sequence ATGGTACCGTACCTCTTAGTCACTTTAACAATAGCGTTAATAATGGATTATCTATACCCCATGCATAAGGGCCTACTATACTTAATTCACCCAGTGCACTTAACCTATGGGTTAGCCGTAAGACTATATAGGCCTTATTCAGGGAGGTTATGGGGGGTGGCTGTATGGTTTTCATCAGTCACACCAATCCTGTTAATCTACAGTGCCCCCATTATTTCAATACCATTAAGTAACCCCATTCTCCTACTCATTATCCTAGTTTACGCAGGCTTCATAGTTAAATTAAGCATATCCTTAAGGTTACTGTTAAGTTTAGTTGAGGATTACGGTAAGGCTATTAATGAGGGTTACTTAAATGAGGCTAGGGGTGTAGCTCAGCAATTGGTTAGGAGAAACGTGTGGGTTATTGACATTGGGCATGTTAACTCAGCCGTGGTTGAATCGCTCTTTGAGAGCCTCGTAGATGGCTTCACCTCACCCCTATTCTACCTACTGTTATTTGGACCGATTGGTGCATTACTTCAGAGGTTATCAAACACCATGGACAGTGCCCTAGGTTACACTGATGAACCATATAGGCGTATTGGCTGGTTCTCAGCTAAGGTGGATACTGCCATGAATTATGCCCCAGCCAGATTAACCGCATTACTAATAGTACTTGCTGGGTTTTTAATGGGGAGAAAACCAAGATTAAGCACATACTTAAAGTATAGGTCAATCACTAGGAGCTTAAATGCAGGGCACCCTCTTGCTGCAGCATCATCAGTGCTAGGCGTGAGACTGGAGAAGATTAATGAATACAGTATTGGGAATGGAGAATTACCTGACACCATTAGCCTACTAACCGCGATTAAATTAGCTAAGCTTACTGCAGTATTATTCATTATAATACTCATCTTATGCCTAATATTAATCCCATCAAGTAAATACGGCTTAATAGGCTCATTAATTAAACTCCATTAA
- a CDS encoding 50S ribosomal protein L18e: protein MELKSTNQYLRMTVRFLEKAHRQYNAALWATVADILSKPRRSRVTVNVGKLNRLLNDGDVVVVPGKVLGDGELSKKVTVAAWAFSKTAIDKIKAAGGEALSIPELVRRMPKPSGVKIIT from the coding sequence GTGGAGTTAAAGTCAACGAACCAGTACCTTAGGATGACTGTTAGGTTCCTTGAGAAGGCGCATAGACAGTATAATGCAGCACTCTGGGCTACGGTGGCTGACATTCTTAGTAAGCCTAGGAGAAGTAGGGTTACTGTTAATGTTGGTAAGTTAAATAGGCTACTTAATGATGGTGATGTAGTGGTTGTTCCAGGTAAGGTTCTTGGGGATGGTGAATTAAGTAAAAAGGTAACGGTGGCTGCCTGGGCCTTCTCTAAAACAGCCATTGATAAGATTAAGGCCGCTGGAGGTGAGGCGTTAAGTATCCCAGAGCTTGTTAGGAGGATGCCTAAGCCGAGTGGCGTTAAGATAATTACTTAA
- a CDS encoding acyl-CoA thioesterase: MVSIRDTEVTLLEMVQPFDANSIGRLFGGRILEWIANVGTVATVKFSRGPTVLAYMDRHFFLAPAFIGDSITLKARVEYVGRSSMETYIEAVRRHGGDQVIMTMTTAAYVAVDDYGQPRLIRNELKPNPDELMIYNNARSRYEARKSKIVNRREERYNVNDPTENLRWRVESNRWVTPQDAFMSNMVSAGRLLAWIDNIAASLASEYAKSVVVTGSIDDTVFYSPIRTGEIVKIAVGISYVGKTSLETLIHVTTEDAYGNVKRVCTAYYTYIAIDDKGKPQPVPQYQPANDYERKLFEEGARRKMLRDEEIKRLKESMIIK; the protein is encoded by the coding sequence ATGGTCAGCATTAGAGATACTGAGGTTACTCTCCTTGAAATGGTTCAACCATTTGACGCTAATTCTATTGGTAGGTTATTCGGTGGTAGGATACTGGAGTGGATTGCTAACGTTGGTACAGTGGCCACTGTTAAGTTTTCCCGGGGACCAACCGTGTTGGCTTACATGGATAGGCACTTCTTCCTAGCCCCAGCCTTCATTGGTGATTCAATCACACTTAAGGCTAGGGTTGAGTACGTGGGTAGGTCATCAATGGAGACTTACATTGAGGCTGTTAGACGCCATGGTGGTGATCAAGTAATTATGACCATGACCACGGCGGCATACGTTGCTGTTGATGATTATGGGCAGCCTAGGTTAATTAGGAATGAACTTAAGCCTAATCCGGATGAATTAATGATTTATAATAATGCCAGGAGTAGGTATGAGGCTAGGAAGAGTAAGATAGTGAATAGGCGTGAGGAGAGGTATAATGTTAATGATCCAACGGAGAATCTTAGGTGGAGGGTTGAGTCAAACAGATGGGTTACCCCTCAGGACGCCTTCATGTCTAACATGGTTTCCGCAGGCAGATTACTCGCCTGGATTGATAATATTGCTGCATCCCTGGCTAGTGAATACGCTAAGTCAGTGGTGGTAACTGGGTCAATTGATGATACAGTATTTTATTCACCAATAAGAACCGGCGAGATTGTTAAGATTGCTGTAGGAATAAGTTACGTTGGTAAGACTAGCTTGGAGACTTTAATACACGTCACCACTGAGGACGCCTATGGTAACGTTAAGAGGGTGTGTACAGCCTACTACACTTACATTGCTATTGATGATAAAGGGAAGCCTCAGCCTGTTCCACAATATCAGCCGGCTAATGATTATGAGAGGAAGCTCTTTGAGGAGGGGGCGAGGAGGAAGATGCTTAGGGATGAGGAGATTAAGAGACTTAAGGAGTCAATGATTATTAAGTAA
- the tatC gene encoding twin-arginine translocase subunit TatC — translation MQEQPLMSHIVELISRLRKALYTILISFILVFAFKYSIIRIDPPGILIIVPTPSIDDSLSVSVINFFIHATVPKGVEIITISPFDPLLAAAQISLFLAVIIALPIILWEVWAFISPGLYSHEKRMLKISVLPAMVLFALGALFAYTIIIPVIFKFFLFYAKALNVEPTISLRSFVQTILALMLSMGLAFQTPLIMTILTRFRIVKASTWRQYWRWGVLASFLFALIISPGTTGGVIETTIGLTMSALYIVGMLTSMVVERRQPHVEKAS, via the coding sequence ATGCAGGAGCAGCCGTTGATGAGCCACATCGTGGAGTTAATCAGTAGGTTGAGGAAGGCACTGTACACCATATTAATCTCATTCATCCTCGTCTTCGCATTTAAATACAGCATCATTAGGATTGATCCACCCGGCATACTGATTATTGTGCCGACACCCTCCATAGATGATTCACTCTCAGTATCAGTAATAAACTTCTTCATTCACGCAACAGTACCTAAGGGTGTTGAGATAATAACCATATCCCCCTTTGACCCATTACTGGCTGCAGCTCAAATATCACTCTTCCTGGCGGTAATAATCGCCTTACCAATAATTCTATGGGAGGTATGGGCCTTCATATCACCCGGTCTCTATAGTCATGAAAAACGCATGCTTAAGATCTCGGTACTACCTGCAATGGTTCTCTTCGCATTAGGCGCCTTATTCGCATACACCATTATAATACCTGTAATATTCAAGTTCTTCCTATTCTACGCCAAGGCCCTTAACGTTGAACCGACGATAAGCCTAAGATCCTTTGTGCAAACCATACTAGCCCTAATGCTCTCAATGGGCTTAGCCTTCCAGACACCGTTAATAATGACTATATTAACCAGGTTCAGGATTGTTAAGGCATCAACCTGGAGACAGTACTGGCGTTGGGGAGTCTTAGCTAGCTTCCTATTCGCATTAATAATTTCCCCAGGAACAACCGGTGGGGTAATTGAGACTACAATTGGGTTAACCATGTCGGCACTATACATAGTAGGCATGTTAACTTCAATGGTAGTAGAGAGGAGGCAACCCCATGTTGAGAAAGCTTCCTAA
- a CDS encoding metallophosphoesterase family protein codes for MAKLLLISDLHKTIEPGEYEAVNWLIGIIDDVKPDALISAGDWGEYLTQDDLYAVISRVPLITVYGNHENFGLIKHYAIGDGAIRRIHGLTLSGINGLISQSDGEYTIGFNRFMRVIDRIRRKVNSLDLLIMHQPLYLPDQYPWMKNDEYSAMALEAARLLKPRLLLNGHMTGECYNYGKYEWGNYLRVDSSQRFKCYAVLNTNDMSIRVFRDGNEEYTFNA; via the coding sequence ATGGCTAAGCTACTATTGATAAGTGACCTACATAAGACAATTGAACCTGGGGAATATGAGGCCGTTAACTGGTTAATTGGAATCATTGATGATGTTAAGCCTGATGCATTAATATCAGCAGGTGATTGGGGTGAGTACTTGACTCAAGATGACTTATACGCTGTTATTAGTAGAGTACCCTTAATCACGGTTTACGGGAATCATGAGAACTTCGGCTTAATTAAGCATTACGCCATTGGTGATGGTGCAATCCGCAGAATACATGGGTTAACCCTCAGTGGTATTAATGGGTTAATAAGTCAAAGCGATGGTGAATACACCATTGGGTTTAATAGGTTCATGAGGGTAATTGATAGGATTAGGAGGAAGGTTAATTCCCTTGACCTACTCATAATGCATCAGCCACTCTACCTACCTGACCAATACCCATGGATGAAGAATGATGAATACAGTGCAATGGCCCTAGAAGCTGCTAGGCTTCTTAAACCAAGGCTACTGCTTAACGGACACATGACTGGTGAATGCTATAATTACGGTAAGTATGAGTGGGGGAATTACCTTAGAGTTGATTCATCCCAAAGGTTCAAGTGCTATGCAGTACTCAACACTAATGACATGAGCATTAGAGTTTTTAGAGACGGTAATGAGGAGTACACGTTTAATGCCTAA
- a CDS encoding molybdopterin molybdotransferase MoeA, translating into MRLHEDKYITLHDLNEVLSNAPRCNPEVSEMALWDAVGLVLANDIIAPFDTPIMPKAVYDGFAVKAGETPGVFKLVGSILIGQLPNRELRVGETYYVTTGAYLPKGADVVVPEEDATVNGDSVIINKAYSTGDNIDEPGSYAKKGQLLVSKGTVLTPYILSALLETGVFKAQFYNRLKVTIISTGSELVKPRTPEGALNEFMTGKVIESTGLLIEWFMSNYMPYVTVLKHIIINDSYDEILSSVTDGLRKSNIIVITGGTRPSGIDYVHDTLTALKPKYYVRGIKMRPGRPSTVAVFDDCHVAFGVSGHPISALNALSLLIEPFVRNMLSIVSTVPLPKAYGRLLESTEPGRGLWRQVRAKVEVDNNGYIVKPLKITGSSFTSTLAEADALINIPPWVNDAAKDLIVEMLMLRSRSFKY; encoded by the coding sequence ATGAGACTTCATGAAGATAAGTATATTACGTTACATGATTTAAACGAAGTATTGAGTAATGCACCTAGGTGTAATCCTGAGGTTAGTGAAATGGCACTATGGGATGCTGTGGGTTTAGTTTTAGCTAATGACATTATTGCACCGTTTGATACACCTATTATGCCTAAGGCTGTCTACGATGGGTTTGCGGTTAAGGCAGGTGAAACACCTGGTGTATTTAAGTTAGTTGGCTCAATACTAATAGGTCAATTACCTAACCGTGAATTGAGAGTAGGGGAGACGTATTATGTGACCACTGGAGCCTACTTACCTAAAGGAGCTGATGTTGTTGTACCTGAGGAGGATGCTACTGTTAATGGTGATTCAGTAATAATTAATAAGGCATATTCAACAGGCGATAACATTGATGAACCTGGTTCATACGCCAAGAAGGGTCAATTACTTGTCAGTAAAGGCACAGTATTAACACCTTACATACTTTCCGCACTACTTGAGACAGGGGTCTTTAAGGCTCAATTCTATAATAGACTTAAGGTTACTATAATTTCAACGGGCAGTGAGTTGGTTAAACCAAGAACCCCTGAGGGGGCTTTAAATGAATTCATGACGGGTAAGGTTATTGAGAGCACTGGTTTATTAATTGAATGGTTTATGAGCAATTACATGCCTTATGTAACAGTATTAAAGCATATCATTATTAATGATTCTTACGATGAAATACTAAGTTCAGTTACCGATGGGTTAAGGAAATCAAACATTATAGTAATCACTGGTGGAACCAGACCAAGTGGTATTGATTACGTGCATGATACCTTAACAGCATTGAAACCCAAGTACTACGTTAGAGGTATTAAAATGAGACCAGGTAGACCATCCACCGTTGCAGTATTCGATGACTGTCATGTAGCCTTTGGTGTAAGTGGACACCCAATAAGCGCATTAAATGCCTTAAGCCTATTAATAGAACCATTTGTAAGAAACATGTTAAGCATTGTGAGCACAGTGCCTTTACCCAAGGCCTATGGCAGGTTACTTGAATCAACTGAACCAGGTAGGGGTCTTTGGAGACAGGTAAGAGCTAAGGTGGAGGTGGATAATAATGGTTATATTGTTAAACCATTGAAGATAACAGGTAGTTCATTCACATCCACCCTAGCTGAAGCAGATGCCTTAATTAACATTCCACCATGGGTTAATGATGCCGCAAAGGATTTAATAGTTGAAATGCTAATGCTTAGAAGCAGATCATTTAAATATTAA
- a CDS encoding histidine phosphatase family protein, producing the protein MVIIYLVRHGESTLNREGVLQSRDINVGSLTERGRLEALCAARFLKNMAKGVGRIISSPLLRARETASIIANEIKAELIIDERVREVNMGEWEMMRISDIGPEFLKYSRDPLKHPPPGGENAEAVLGRVINMINELMEDTVVVSHYQPIASLITHVIGSSQSNIYRIRIDTGSVSAVFRDDEWGDWRVLFVNIKPFNFLNCK; encoded by the coding sequence ATGGTTATCATTTACCTGGTTAGGCATGGTGAATCAACGCTTAATAGAGAGGGGGTGTTGCAGAGTAGGGACATTAACGTGGGTTCATTAACAGAGAGGGGTAGGTTGGAGGCGTTATGCGCTGCAAGGTTTCTTAAGAATATGGCTAAGGGTGTGGGGAGGATTATTTCATCCCCACTTCTTAGGGCTAGGGAAACCGCCAGTATTATTGCTAATGAAATTAAGGCTGAGTTGATTATTGATGAAAGGGTTAGGGAAGTTAATATGGGTGAGTGGGAGATGATGAGGATCAGTGATATAGGGCCTGAATTCCTAAAATACTCAAGGGATCCCCTTAAACACCCACCACCTGGCGGTGAGAATGCTGAGGCGGTGTTAGGTAGGGTAATTAATATGATTAATGAGTTAATGGAGGATACTGTGGTGGTTTCCCACTACCAACCCATAGCCTCATTAATAACTCACGTTATTGGTTCAAGCCAAAGCAACATTTATAGGATCAGGATTGATACTGGTTCTGTGTCAGCGGTTTTTAGGGATGACGAGTGGGGTGATTGGAGGGTCTTATTTGTAAACATTAAGCCATTTAATTTTCTAAACTGCAAATGA
- a CDS encoding homoserine dehydrogenase, with product MIKIALIGFGNVGKSFARVLINRATELTKLGLEPCVIGVLASRGGLINDNCIGGGTLMDLVNKGLYNAPGFKAVNLRDLIKLKPDIAVVSIPPSYRTGEPNLTIYRLLISEGVSVITADKTGLALAYWELINESRARGVFLGFTATVMAGTPVIQLIKGLRGRVVESIEGVLNATSNYVLTLVENGLTMSEAVKKAIEEKIAEPDPAIDLGGLDAAAKATILANVLGLNVSLRDVNVQSLMSLKDDYIKECARRGVRVKQVASISLTSRVLSVKPMEVPTGSVLGSITGNYNALVIRLNDGKEITVIGPTGPAEATAEVMFSDLLEYADLLLTMGKRIKG from the coding sequence ATGATTAAAATAGCCTTAATAGGGTTTGGTAATGTTGGGAAATCCTTCGCAAGGGTATTAATCAATAGGGCCACTGAATTAACTAAGCTGGGGCTAGAACCCTGCGTAATAGGTGTACTTGCATCAAGGGGTGGTTTAATTAATGATAACTGCATAGGTGGTGGAACACTCATGGACTTAGTTAATAAAGGCCTATATAATGCGCCTGGCTTTAAGGCAGTTAATTTAAGGGACTTAATTAAACTTAAACCAGACATCGCAGTAGTATCAATACCACCAAGTTACCGCACTGGTGAACCGAATCTAACAATATATAGGTTATTGATAAGTGAAGGCGTATCAGTTATTACCGCTGATAAAACAGGATTAGCCTTAGCCTACTGGGAATTAATCAATGAGTCAAGGGCTAGGGGAGTCTTCCTAGGCTTCACGGCTACGGTTATGGCTGGTACGCCGGTGATTCAACTGATTAAGGGATTAAGGGGTAGGGTTGTTGAAAGCATTGAAGGTGTTTTAAACGCTACGTCAAATTACGTCCTAACCCTTGTGGAGAATGGATTAACCATGAGTGAAGCCGTTAAGAAGGCTATTGAGGAGAAGATCGCTGAACCAGACCCAGCAATAGACCTAGGTGGCTTAGACGCTGCCGCTAAGGCAACCATACTTGCTAATGTGCTGGGCCTTAATGTGAGCTTAAGGGATGTTAATGTTCAATCATTAATGAGCCTTAAGGATGATTACATTAAGGAATGCGCAAGGAGGGGTGTTAGGGTTAAGCAAGTTGCCTCAATAAGCTTAACCAGCAGGGTATTAAGCGTTAAGCCAATGGAGGTTCCAACAGGTAGTGTGCTTGGCTCCATTACAGGTAACTACAATGCCTTAGTAATTAGGCTTAATGATGGGAAGGAAATAACGGTAATAGGCCCAACAGGCCCGGCTGAGGCAACAGCCGAGGTAATGTTCAGTGATTTACTTGAATACGCCGACTTATTACTAACCATGGGAAAGCGTATTAAGGGTTAA
- a CDS encoding CDP-2,3-bis-(O-geranylgeranyl)-sn-glycerol synthase, with protein sequence MNIGLLIAQALLIIWPPYVANATPVLAKRVFRGRLHPIDFNKSLKDGRRILGDGKTYEGFIMGVTLGTLGGYLVVYIIGSLTAPILKYPTMLDSFIMSVAALLGDMLGAFIKRRLGLRRGEPAPLLDQLDFLLASLLSLYLIDPSLLPLPVAVTAVLITPPIHLATNAGAYLLGLKNEPW encoded by the coding sequence ATGAATATTGGATTATTGATTGCTCAAGCATTACTCATAATATGGCCACCCTACGTGGCTAATGCAACCCCTGTTCTAGCTAAGAGGGTTTTCAGGGGTAGGCTTCACCCCATTGACTTTAATAAATCCCTTAAGGATGGTAGGAGGATTCTGGGGGATGGTAAAACCTATGAGGGATTCATAATGGGTGTTACCTTAGGGACACTGGGTGGTTACCTTGTAGTCTACATTATTGGTTCATTAACAGCACCAATACTCAAGTACCCTACAATGCTTGACTCCTTCATAATGTCTGTGGCTGCGCTTTTAGGCGATATGTTGGGTGCCTTCATTAAGAGGAGGCTTGGGTTAAGGAGGGGTGAACCAGCCCCATTACTTGATCAACTTGACTTCCTCCTAGCCTCCCTACTCTCACTCTACTTAATTGACCCAAGCCTATTACCACTACCAGTGGCTGTAACCGCAGTGTTAATAACTCCCCCGATTCACTTAGCCACTAATGCTGGTGCATACTTACTTGGTCTTAAGAATGAGCCTTGGTGA
- a CDS encoding zinc finger C2H2-type domain-containing protein: MAEAAYAPLKVVVCPICNYMGDVKGLKLDYTVVSQPIEVTCPKCGQKVPIESIVTHMRRHLKVGGRNYTCDICQAKVQGEGQAMRHMKEHMIAGFRKGSVMLWVCLACGRVFKYRSSALAHLSTFHERPMD, translated from the coding sequence ATGGCTGAGGCGGCTTATGCACCTTTAAAGGTGGTGGTTTGCCCTATATGCAACTACATGGGTGATGTTAAGGGATTGAAGCTTGACTACACTGTGGTATCTCAGCCCATTGAGGTGACTTGTCCTAAGTGTGGGCAGAAGGTGCCTATTGAATCCATTGTAACACACATGAGGAGGCATCTTAAGGTTGGTGGAAGGAATTACACCTGTGATATTTGTCAGGCTAAGGTTCAGGGTGAGGGACAGGCCATGAGGCATATGAAGGAGCATATGATTGCGGGCTTCAGGAAGGGTAGTGTAATGCTTTGGGTTTGCCTGGCCTGTGGTAGAGTGTTTAAGTATAGGTCATCGGCCTTAGCTCACTTATCTACATTCCATGAGAGGCCGATGGATTAG
- a CDS encoding DUF998 domain-containing protein — protein sequence MALVSKILTYMGIAAAVLAWVIILTSISLNPWFNMFSNALSDLGNPHANYYWLYNYGLVLTATLMLLFSLYLLFVSENKVEAMGSSFVTIASIFLALIGIFHEGTYPHTFVSEWFFTQMDLAVVTWSIGLIVGRRLNYGIPLLLLGLIAPIPALLIKWPSTAILETYGIVIIDAWAIAATILIRSRIPRVGCGV from the coding sequence ATGGCTTTAGTGAGTAAAATCTTAACATACATGGGTATTGCAGCTGCAGTATTGGCTTGGGTAATAATATTAACTAGCATTAGTCTTAATCCCTGGTTCAACATGTTTAGTAATGCCTTAAGTGATTTAGGTAATCCCCACGCTAATTACTACTGGCTATATAACTACGGCTTAGTCTTAACGGCCACCTTAATGCTGTTGTTCTCACTCTACTTACTGTTTGTTTCTGAAAATAAGGTTGAGGCAATGGGGTCATCATTCGTCACCATTGCCTCAATCTTCCTCGCGCTAATAGGTATTTTTCATGAGGGAACCTATCCCCACACCTTTGTTTCTGAATGGTTCTTCACTCAAATGGATTTAGCTGTTGTGACTTGGAGCATTGGCCTAATAGTGGGGAGGAGACTTAATTACGGTATCCCACTGCTGCTACTTGGCTTAATAGCCCCCATACCGGCTCTGTTAATTAAATGGCCTTCAACCGCTATTCTTGAGACTTACGGTATAGTAATAATTGATGCATGGGCTATAGCTGCAACTATATTAATTAGGAGCAGGATCCCTAGGGTTGGCTGTGGGGTTTAA
- the cyaB gene encoding class IV adenylate cyclase translates to MFEVEVKFRVSDVNDIVGKLRSFATYVGNDVEEDHYFNHPCRDFATTDEAIRVRLYGSGKVTVTYKGPRLSGEGKVRVEYNIDVDSASNTIGVLKALGFREIAVIRKERAEYTYGNYTIYVDKVNELGDFLEIETLTNDQGMVGELVKNIMGFARRNLGIKEDSVEPKTYLELILSKGQARGNE, encoded by the coding sequence ATGTTTGAGGTTGAGGTTAAGTTTAGGGTAAGTGATGTGAATGATATTGTGGGTAAGTTAAGGAGTTTCGCCACCTACGTGGGTAACGATGTTGAGGAGGATCATTACTTTAATCATCCCTGCAGGGATTTTGCAACTACTGATGAGGCTATTAGGGTTAGGTTATATGGGTCAGGTAAAGTAACTGTTACGTATAAGGGACCTAGATTAAGTGGTGAGGGTAAGGTTAGGGTTGAGTATAATATTGATGTTGACTCAGCCAGCAATACCATAGGGGTCTTGAAGGCGCTTGGCTTTAGGGAGATTGCGGTTATTAGGAAGGAGAGAGCTGAGTACACTTACGGTAATTACACAATCTACGTGGATAAGGTTAATGAACTAGGGGACTTCCTTGAAATCGAAACCCTAACTAATGATCAAGGCATGGTAGGTGAATTAGTGAAGAATATTATGGGTTTTGCACGGAGGAACCTTGGTATTAAGGAAGATTCCGTGGAGCCTAAAACATACCTGGAACTTATTCTAAGTAAGGGGCAAGCGAGGGGGAATGAATAG